The sequence below is a genomic window from Entelurus aequoreus isolate RoL-2023_Sb linkage group LG15, RoL_Eaeq_v1.1, whole genome shotgun sequence.
gaaccagtcgtggtgcaggtactggtgcgagaaccagtcgtggtgcaggtactggtgtgggaaccagtcgtggtgcaggtactggtgcgagaaccagccgaggtgcaggtactggtgtgggaaccagccgaggtgcaggtactggtgtgggaaccagccgaggtgcaggtactggaacctttggtggagctggtgctagccttagccttggcgctagcttaggtgcaggtggcctagctggcggttgcggcttagcaggccgaaaaaccggtggtggcggccgggtaGGTGGTTGCAGTTTAGCAAGCagacggactggtggcggtggccgagcaggaggttgcggcttagcccgccgaaggactggtggcggtggccgagcaggaggttgtggcttggcTGAGCgtagttgtgccaccccactagcacagctcccagtactagccccccccctcaagaagcggataccagacgcgctccttgcggtttggaaccgtcttcaagggtgggtggagggaggtcaggaggaggggagaatcctctcctctaaattgtccaaaatgtctattcttactccccacttgagactgggtgggagcacagggagaaaaaatatgtgcagtgggcggagcaatagtcactgggggtggagctagaaagtcaggtgactgggactgactagatttagtccttaaaaaaatgtcctgataatgcttaattgcagaattaaagtcacttgtAAATGGCTGGCAGAAAGAATTGAcagaatgtctaaaaatgtctttgtctatgacgtcatccaaaatggacgggacaacgtcatcaagcggcgtgtcatcagggggtgccgacggaatgGGAATacatagctgcagtcccagtgattgacaggccagtcataacgatcttcggtaaggtagttgatgggattaacagacctttgaagaggggaatcttgggctgaatgtagcttgctgtgtaccggtggaggagtttgagggagtggcACGTCTTGGCAGCAAAGTGAAGACCCTttgggcggcttccgtcttcgctgacgcgtccggtactgcggaGGTGTggcaatgtcctcgggccaaacggagtggattgggaccaactttccgttaggaccccataacaGGTCCtcgcgctccgagggggaatagcgaagagtctccgcctccatcgctcgcaacaccatccacgtacCTTCGTCCAATTCCTCCATCATGCTCGCTGCGGGAGAACcttttcttgctggcttcctactgtgacgacctggtcgcatggtgatgcgggtgttgttctcccaggaatgcagacgggcttcggacacagcttgcaggtaagaatgatttatttaagaaataaataatatttgaacaaacaaaaccgtgctcgtagcacttaaggtagaaacaaaagactagcgtgggagctagcaagccaaaatagcctagtgtgaaaactagtcgctaaagagcaggaaacaaaagtcgtcaactgttgtgtggaacaaactaggaagccagaccgagtgaggccagggcaaagactaaatagccctctgattagtgcccggacaacaggtgagcgtctcaaacactaaccagaggcagcgctgagcacaatctgccgtcatggcaacagaaacaaacaaacacaaggtgctgaaaacacatgtgacttgaaaacgtaaacaaactatgatccgggcagcggatcctaacaatatGCACTGTTAAACAGACAGTTtaccgtacaatgaaaatcttatgttgctagtccacccttcaacaagtcacacgatacttagctaaaaataaaaaatgttatatacaaGGCAGACTgagtaacataacattattgcacattctgattcaCAGTCAACAGTATACATATGGAGGTGACATTGGTGATAATACAACTTTTTATCTAAAACATTGTGCACTTTTCCTTTCCTGCAAACATAGACATGTCCATGCTTTGAAAATGAaaatatgcactttttttttcctcatttaaGAAACATTACCTGGGAGCTGACAGCCACTGACAGATCAAGCCGTGAAACAACATATGATCTCAGCTTTCTCCGGTTCTTTGAGACCTCTGTGGTGTTGTGCTGGTATGGAAACTGGCCTGACTACCATCACATTTCTACCATTCAGCTCCACGGCGTCAGGAGAGTAGCCCTTACGTGTCCCGGACTAAAGGCGTAAGACAGTCAACATCCATCTTCAGCACATCTGTTCTTCCTGTGAAATGTATTGTATCAGACCAGGGTGGAGGTCCTTCATGGAGGTGATTGACATGGAGACTTTAACCAAAGGCATGCAAGACTATGGCCAGGACCGAGTCATTGAACTGAAGCTACTCAAGCCTCACATTGTCATGGGACTTTGGAAGGTAATTATGACACACCCCCGTGCTCCAAAATGTTTGTAGCTTTAagccaaagaagaaaaaaacccagcagGAATCGCAGAAATAGTTAGAAAATGAGTGCATATAGAgtaacaacaaaaaataacataTGGAAATCAGACTTTGCTTTTGAGTTGTGTGAGAGAATAAGGTTATTAAAGTTTAGTGAATGAAATAATTCCTAGCCTCTttctgctccgtcactgataagaatataatgcaAATACCACCACAATCTCATTGGCACTTGTGGCGCATAGTTAGTGCTTGTCTTGAAAGGCAGTGGTACTGATTTTGAATCCCGATCAAAGTTGAGTTAAGAAGGTTCATACATTTaagttttaattttgttaaaattaaaattttgCACTATATAGATAactattgaaatattttttttaccatgaattagttttagtacaaacatgcatcaaatgaaattcaaatttgattaaaagagcataaaaataattttaacataAATGGTAGattgattatacttgtatagcacttgtctaccttcaagttactcaaagcgcttttgacactattttcacattcacccattcacacactgattgcgggagctgccatgcacggccctaaccacgacccatgagGAACAATGGTGAAGtgacttgcccaaggacacaatggacgtgactcggatgctgggatcgaacctggaaccctcaagttgctggcacggccgctctaccaccaGAGCAACGCCGTCTATACAAttacaagttagattttttttttgcatggggTGGTGGGCCAACAAATAACCCTTCCCTaccacaaaaaacacaaacatcaggCTCTGAATTTTGCGTCTTtccattattaatttttttcccctcaatttTTTTATCAAAAAATCAATCACAGCTCCTAGTTGTTCCGCGTTGGACTACAGCCCATGTATTATTAGTCAGAAATGTGTATTTTTACGGTAAgcacattttacatttcctaaaattaagcattttcagtgATAACAATAGCTAAATGAACCTAAATTAACAAATCTAAGTTACTGTACTGTATTTTACATCAGATCCAGATCATTATCAAGCAAGTATTTTCATACTTTAGTGGTGGTGCTTAGGAACTGTGTGTTTCTATACTGTACAACATAGCTATTCAATCAATTGGCGGCCCCGGGTCTAAATCCGGCCTAGTTCTGCAGGGGTGGCACCTACTGTATGTAACAGTCAGTTTACCCCAGGAGCAGCTGTAGTTACTATAGTAGTTAACCACAGTTACCACCACCAAGTATGGAGTGCATCTTCTTgaaagacaattgctgacattaaacaatattgcaaagCATTCAGTTATTACAGTTTGTCAGAAAACTTGCAACAGGTGGCGCAAAATACAAATACGGCATGTCAAATTTCCTCTTTAATAAAggaaaattgtaacattcataaacttttatttacattttaacagattaGGTCCTCTTTTGAATCAACTCGTTACATGGCTAGCAACAGAataattgtacatattacatattacataGTGTGCCTTTAAGACTATTTGCACAACAAATATATTACCTGGACTGAGTAGAACTAGAATCACAGTGGAATAACAAAAAATTACTCGCGTTTAATTAAGGACCACAGATGTCTGAAACCTGTCTGCACATCATGGTCATCATCAATCAAAAAAGAATGCCCGCCACCCGGATATGTGCACGCCGATTAAGATTGCACACCACCTGAATATGCGTGCCGAATCCGCCGTATATGTTTGCACGCCAATATGTGCGCGCCGGATAAGATTGCCCGccactacaatatgaagtataaacaataaaacatcgAATATTAGGAGTATGTGAACCATTTCAACTTTATTTACTTCTCTGACGACCTCATTAAAGTTTTGTAATTCATCAGAAATATCTagccatccatgcattttctaccgatGTCCGTCAAGCAACTAAAATGCGTCAAACATGTCGAAGTTTGGAATGTGTTTTgcaatttcctttgtggatcaataaagtttgtctaagtctaatattacCCATCAGGCCTAGGGAATGGGTTAAATGGGTGTATATTTGAATTGTGTATGGTATTAATAGAcagtttttataatgtccacataaATTAGTGGGCAcgttgtgtgtttttgtatcacatattctgtgttgtttttttaataattggACCATGAATTGGAAAGGTTGTCCATATTTGAACCTATGTAATGAGTCTGTGCAAGTAATACTACTGTAATGCACATGGTCAATAATAATTGCTGTGGACATCACTCACCGGGCGGCATACAAACTTTCAATATCTCTTAATTTATGTTTTAAAAATACACTTGGGACAatccgcgggctgtagtttgggaacTCCTGAATTCAGCAGTTATTTGGCATACTACTAGATTGAGCCCGAGTGGTACtcataccacagtttgaaaatatTGCTTTAAATCATTCCGCCTCTGTGTAAGGTGGCACCTGTAGTGATCTCTCAGATTCAAGGAGGGGGGGGTGCCACCGCTGGCCACACCCTAGACACACCACTGACAACCTAGTCACCAGCCAACGGCAGGGCACGTTTAGACAAAcaaccactcacacacacattcatactgtACCAACTGACAATTTAGAGTCCTAAATAAACCTTACATGCATATTTTTGTagtgtgggaggaagccagagcaTCTAGAAAAAACTCACATATGCACAGGGAGAACACGCAAACCCCAAACGCAGATTCAAACCCAGATCTCCTAATTGTGCTGCCCACATGCTAACTACGAGGCCAGACTCTATCAGCCTTGGTTTATTGAACAGTCAAGGGTTGGGTTTTCTGGAAAATAATttacaagtattcattaaaacaggtAGCAGGTGAATACATTTATTACAGCGTGGGTCTCACTCCCACAAAAGCGTTGTCGATTGCGTACGTAAACAGCATGAGCAGGCATCTCCACAAGAGCGAGCCCCATGAAGAACGATTCACTCTCTTTACAGCAAAAAGAGCACATATGTCCAATTGGTCAATGACTCCCAAATTGTTCACAAAGGTAGTGGCCAGTCCAAGGAAAACTAAGTTACAAAGAAGGAGACGCTTGAGTTGTTCCATCCATCGATGAGAGGATTTTTCCTCAGAAAGATATGTAGTTAATTAAAGTTAttcgaagtttaaaaaaaatatctgagGCTAGTTCTTCCGTTTTAAAAATGTAAGCGTTGTACTATTCTTTATCTGTTGAAGACAGCTTGAACTTAAGGTTACACAATTGGAGCCATTATTCCTTCAGCCATGTATCAGTGATTAGACGTACCAAAACATGCATCAATTTCTCCAAATCAACACATAGCAGCCTGAAGGCCGCGCTATagctgcatatgtgtgtgtgcttgATAAAAAGAAGTTAAAGACAAATGCATGAATTAAATTGTATATTTGCTCTAATATTGTCACCATGCTATAATAGTCTGACCGCCGTGTGGATCACTCTTCctaaaaaaatacacacaaaatTCAAAGGTCTACTTTAGCGGTTATCCGGAATAAGAatatagtgaagggagaagtctggccctccagtccttagctttctggaaatgcagCCTTCAAAACAATTTTAGTTAAATATTCCTGCTGTATGTATGTCTGATTTATGCGTATATGTATTACggtggggttagtgcgtgtgcttcacaataaaaaggtcctgggttcgatccccaggctctgggtctttctgtgtggagtttgcatgttctccccctgactgcgtgggttccctccgggtactccagcttccgcccacctcaaagacatgcaccagggataggttaattggcaacactaaaatggccgtagtgtgtgaatgtgagtgggaatgttgtctgtctatctgtgttggccctgcagtgAGTTGGCAACTTGTcttgcagttgagataggctccagcacctcccgtgaccccaagagagacaagcggtagaaaatggatggatggatggatgtaacacacaggttcatgaaataatttaattattcagtggttctcaaactgtggtgaagtgaagtgaaatatatgtattaagcacttttctctagtgactcaaagcgctttacatagtgaaacccattatctaagttacatttaaaccagtgggtgacactgggagcaggtgggtaaagtgtcttgcccaaggacacaacggcaatgacGAGGATGGCAGAatcggggatcgaacctgaaaccctcaagttgctgctcTACCAAGCAGGCCACGccgtacgtgtaccactagtggtacgcgggctccagcTAGTGTTAGCCAAAGAATAACTTGATCAAAGTACAGAgtattattttcctatattcaaacacagtgttactgttcaaattgtgtgtaattgtgtatatatatatatattttttctctcaaaatatttaatatacctctgccttgttttaataaatactagggcgtactatgctactgtattttaatgttggtcattatggtgctacatggagagccaagtgttttctgaggtgtacttggtgaaaaaagtttggaaataattaaattatgaaataattatttaaattgtgaaatattatttaaaatcatcagatgaatgaatgaaataagtttaaatgaaataagtttatttcggtcatataatcaacaattttgtgtgatcagttttaacagtacagattatacatatttaaaaatCATACACAAAAAGATAATGAAATCAGATGTTGATTAAATCATGACATAATTAATTAGAGAttgtaataattaaaatattaaacatttaaaTGTACTAATAAAGTTTATGTATTTCATTGAAATTAAAAttaatagtaccgtatttttcggactataagtcacagtttttttcatagtttggccaggggtgcgacttatactcaggagggacttatgtgtgaaattattaacacattaccgtaaaatataaaataatattatttagctcattcacgtaagactcttagtaaatgtatagcatgttctatatgttatagttatttaacataccaggcatgttctcagttggttatttatgcgtcatataacgtacacttattcagcctgttgttcactattctttatttattttaaattgcctttcaaatgtctattcttggtgttgggttttatcatataaatttccccaaaaaatgcgacttatactccagtgcgacttatatatgtttttttccttctttattatgcattttcggcaggtgcgacttatactccgaaaaatacggtaattatttaaagatttattatttcatttaattGTGTACCATTTGACCCTCTATAACAAACAACCCAAAACAGGTAACAATATAACCCATGTCATGGATCTTGGAGCACGGACTGTGCAGAAAAGAACCCAGATGTGCTTCTTTAAGGGGGTCTTTTCTGTTATTCCTCTCAAAGAAAATGACTGCATGCGGCTTTGTTCACAGGGCCAGCATCGCATCGCCTTTGTCATAATCACCCTCCACTTCCATAGGCTGCTGGAAAGAAGCACCCAAGGCTCCTCTGTTTGGTAGGATGTACCTCGTCTTCACATGTTTAGACAGCATAAAGTGTGTCACCATCAGATTAAACTGACAGCTTTCATTCCCGAGGTGACCTATCTTTGAAGCACCGGTTGGTGACGTGTCAGAAGCACTTCCACTATGGTAGTCGTTGTTATATTGTCAACATTCTGGCAACACTTTTCCCCACCACTGTCTTCAGCTACAGCTATTGTGTTTGGATAGGGTTTTGAGAGATTTAAGTATGCAAATTAAAAATATAGGTCATAATGTTGTGTTGGTACAAATAATTCCCATTTGAAAATGACATGTAATTTAATGGCTTGTTAAAGAGGAGGGCgggcactttttatttttatgtttatcaTAATGACATATTCCTCACTCATCCTTGCAGCATGCCTCATAAGTAAACAAAGTGTGCACATAGCCCCCTCTACCGGTTACATTTGAGATCACATATTTTTTCTCTCAAAAGGCCCTACGTGGACCCAGTGGTCCAAGCCCCATTTGATGACATTGACCCCGATTATGGTCTCCATGGTTACCATCTCCACATAGTTCTCCACAGCAGTGAATGCGAGATCATGTCTGAATGCTTCCCTCAGCTATTTTGCTGTAGAGGTAACATATTTTGATACCAACtgttgacacatttttttaaatgtataatttcTTAGCATGTTATCTATGTATTATATGTGATTACCATACAAAGTGAAACTGTGTTACGGCGTCGGTTAATGTATCCCATGCAAAACTTTTCCCTTCAGATCAGATCTGCAATGGCCTTGTCCGACTTGCTGCCATTGATGGTACTTCCTGTAGGCAGCACACACCTCTGTCAGGCGACGTCACTCTGCCCTGGAGGTGTGAGGCCCTACAGGGCCAAATAAAGGTAACGCTATACTATTTATAAAACATACAATACGCTTTATAGTCAGGAATTTATTGTAAACATGGTAATAATGAATTAAGTTAGTTCAAAGAGGCTTGATGTACTGTAAATCCACTTAGATTTAAAGTGTAGTGTTCAATGACGGTGTTTTGGTTATATAACATTGCAATCTTTAAGTTGTAcatttaaaactttaaaaaaatactttgtcaTTATTGGAGGCACAATGACCATAATGAACATAAATACTAAAATATGAAGCCGATATTCTTTGACCCTTTGGAGAGCTACTACATGTTGGAGCAGGGCCGCCACTGGCTAATTTATGGTCCGAAACAAAGGCCCCCTCATTACAAAATTGTTTTGTGTGTGAAAAAAATCAaagtttaatttaatttgatgcatgttttgtcttTAAACAAATTAATGGGAAAGAAAGTgttcaataatattttttttagtacaaaataacaaatttgatacaactaaaacaatattTTGCAAACATTCTTGACATAACGCCCATTGAGTATTGAACCCAGTACAAGCGCCTTACAAAACCAACACTAATGCTACACGCCGCAGGGGCCATTGAgaatgtctagagcaggggtctccaactttgtttttttctgagagctatttttacaaaataaaaaggtTTAAGAACTACATGTTTTTTGTAACATTTATTTTCATAGCATATTTTAacccaaacaaaataaatacacttgtTTTGCCTGACCATTAACAAAATGTTGGTATCCACAACTCACATTTATATTTCAGTATGCATTTATTTCCAGTGAGCCACATAGACAAAACAGATAATTGCATATGACTGACAACATTCTAACTGCAATTTATTTAGGAAGCAGATCTTCCCTCACACAGTAAGTTCATTGTCTTTATGCTTGATGCTTATCATGTCTGAAATAAACAGTTATAAAAAATCCAGTTGATTCAAATATTCGTTGACCTTTTGGTGGACTAATCAAAATCACCTTGCGAGCTTATGGTAGCTCACAAGCTACTGGTTGGAGACCCTTATCTAGAGAAATATGACATGATATTCTTACCAGTGACATAAGAGGAATGCGTTTTGCAGTAAAATCTTATATGAAGCTCCTTCTCATATTAATTGACACTTTACATACGCTTCTTCACGCAAAACAGGGCACCTAATGGATTATGTGCCCTACGCACAGTGCCTGGTTTGCGTATAGGAAGGTGGCGACTCTGTGTTGGAGACCTGTAGTCTAGAGCCATACTATAGGTCAATGCATGTGCCAAAGCAAGGCTGACATGCTGcagtggaaaacatttttttgccccagatattttacttttactttccTTCTAAATCAGTTAGGCACAAGCACTGCCCATGCCCTCTGTTGTAGTTGTCTAGTTTACACAGTGCTCTATTTGGCCTCATTTCTGCTTGTAGCTCATATGTCTCCTTTTCACCAGGACCGCTGTTTTATGACTCTTACTCTTCTTGATGAGTTCAACAAACCTTTTTGGTGCGTCAGCTCTTCAGTGTCCATGAAGTGCAAGGAGAGGCCGTGTTCACTTTTCTACGCCGCTGAACAGTTTCTCATCCACTATCAGGACTCAGATGGTGAAGTCATGATGAACATAGTGCAGGTGGAGCAACAAAAGCAATTCTTTCTTGTCAACTTAGCAGTTTATGTGTCAACTGGCAAAGTCAATAAGTATTTCGGGAAAGACTACTGAGAATACCTAACGTTTTGTCAAGTTTAACATTATGACATTATCTTGACATTTGTTTAATAATTTAAAGTGAAATTGAGTTTAATGATGCACATGTTCTGGCACAAACATATAATTGGTGTTACATAATTCTAACAGTTCTATAGATGGAAACAATTATGTATCACCAAGGGGGAAAAGAGGCATCACCCTATGTGTGATCAATTGCTTTTGTCACCACACTTTGAGGAAGAGAGCACACAGTAGTCAGTAGTGTTTAACCCTCTGGTGACATGCAATTTTAATTATCTTCAAAGTCAAACAGGATGTAAAAGTCCTTAAGTTTTAGAATTgtaaaacattttggattcatattttattttacatgtcTCAAGAAAtgtcttattttttttcaatgttgaCCCTTTTGAAGGCTTTTTGATAAGAGAATTTCACAggtttaaattagtaaaataacgTATGTTTAGTGTTTTTGTGTATAGCTGAAGTTGATTGCGAGATATAAGCAAAAAAGTTAGAAAAACAAACTTTGTGTTTCGTGCTTCGTGTGCTGTTTTGGTTCCACGCTTCCTTGTAAGTAATAAATAGATTTGTTTACTTGAcattctctgcatccttggggtcacgcaTCAAGCAACGCTCACCACCACGCGACAGAAATGATCCAGCCAGTGAGTGACCCCGCGGAGATTTCCATGGCCGAGAGGCTTGACAGGATTTTGGCACTGATGGCTGAATCGAAGAGATGTTTTCAAGCtccctcccacccatccctgtcATCTCTTGGCCTCTTTGGGGACGTCTGGGATCTGTCCCTTGAGAGGGGGGCTAAGGTCAGCTGTGCGACAGGGGAAGCACAGCTCTCACCTTTTCCAGTAAGGCCACTGCAGACGCCGCCATTCTCTCCAGAGGGTCTGCAGTCGCcgccatcctctccagtgggcctgcagatgccaccatcctctccggtgggtctgCAGACGCCGCCATCCTCCCTGGTGGGCCTGCGGACgccgccatcctctccggtgggcctgcggaTGCTGCCATCAACCCTGGTGGGCCTGCGCAGGCCGCCATCAACCCCGGTGGGCCTGCGAAGGCTGCCATCAACCCTGGTGTGCCTATCAACCCCTGTGCACCTGAGGATGCCGCCATCAACCCCGGTGGGCCTGCATACCATCTCTGTCTCCGGTGGGCCGTCCGACGGCGCAGCCGCGCCATTTTCGTCTTTGGTGGGTCGTCCGATGGCGAAGCCGCCATCTTAGTCTCCGGCGGGCCGTCCGACGGCGCTATCCGCTCTAGTGGGCCCATCGTCGGTGCTTGTCCTGGAGTCGCCTCCGCGATTTCCAGCTTACCTGCTGCACAGGCGGCCATCAGGCGCCTGCACGCGACTCTCTCTTTGGCCTACAGTGTGGCCATTTCATGGACGCCCTCCACGAGATCAGCAGCTACTGGTCTGCCGTGGCCACTCGCGTCTGCCAGTTGGCCACGGATGCGCCCATTCCGTGGACGCCCACCTCGCCAGATGCAGTGGCGTTCAACTCGCCGCCGCCAACTGGCTCTTCCCCGGGTCTTCACGGCTTTTTGAGGCAGGGACGCAGTTTGGCGACCCTCCGTcattcctccctccaccctcccttagttttggactttttgttaaACTTGACGCCTGGATTCCGTTAtaggaaggggggctactgtcagaagtactactgacagtttggttatgtttgggttatcctgtgtttagaatcacttcctgtccaggtgctcttgttttgtcggtgtttcctgtttggtctctgtgttttgcAGCACGTTTAttttctgttccatgtcctgccagcacacctgttcctcgtttaattagttctatttagttccacctgggtccctccttcaGTGCTGGATCATTCTTCTGTTTGAGACTGATGCTGGGTGTGCTGTTTTGGTTCCATGCTTCATTGTAAGTAATACACTGTTTTTTACTTGCATTCCGCCTGCcattctctgcatccttggggtcacgctgCAAGCAACGCTCACCACCCCGTGACACTAAagttttttaagaatctgctgcaaaaatgtgagtccgtGGGGGCACCAATTGAATAGCCCACATGATAAAGAGagaacctaaaatggaaccttgaggaaaacTGCAAGTATaactaaaaaagttgaaaaatgactactgactgcatctgaagtaaacaagctacagcaacaccttagtttaCCTCAATCACATCACGAAAAATAATAGAAACTGCCTAAAAAGACAGGACTTACAGGGGTGCCTTGAGAAACCCCTCAGTTGTGTGAATCACTAGTTTGGACACCAGTGTTTTATATtttctagcaaggttaaaatgtcaatgcaaggatctgtcaATATGTCCAAATGTTTTTATACAACAGCAGCACACTAGTgagttttaggaatttgctgctctCCAAAGTTTAGAACTGAACCATGGTGTCATTCCTGAGCCCCATTTGACACCCGGGCTGCCATTTAAATAACACTTCTGTACGCTGACTACTCTATAAAGTGCATCTAAGTTTAGTTTCATAGTATTCCCTTTTAAGAATACTTATTAGAGGTGTGAGGAAGATACCGTATATAGTACTGTTCAGCATCTGAATATTCATCTGTAACGCCAAGGCTTTATCATGTAGAAATTATATTGACA
It includes:
- the fbxo15 gene encoding F-box only protein 15 isoform X2 — its product is MVRKMHETNRLESQARPVDSWKLHYIKTRDAWARKKWRPHLGVISHHTGLPSHTDQILRNITWELTATDRSSRETTYDLSFLRFFETSVVLCWYGNWPDYHHISTIQLHGVRRVALTCPGLKAPGWRSFMEVIDMETLTKGMQDYGQDRVIELKLLKPHIVMGLWKGQHRIAFVIITLHFHRLLERSTQGSSVWPYVDPVVQAPFDDIDPDYGLHGYHLHIVLHSSECEIMSECFPQLFCCRDQICNGLVRLAAIDGTSCRQHTPLSGDVTLPWRCEALQGQIKDRCFMTLTLLDEFNKPFWCVSSSVSMKCKERPCSLFYAAEQFLIHYQDSDGEVMMNIVQVEQQKQFFLVNLAVYVSTGKVNKYFGKDY
- the fbxo15 gene encoding F-box only protein 15 isoform X1, with product MLASKRFQRGNTQSRYPQNFMERLPSEVLHKILSYLDAATLICIGHVSKSFYQLANDEALWRNIYRRLLNKKSIDMVRKMHETNRLESQARPVDSWKLHYIKTRDAWARKKWRPHLGVISHHTGLPSHTDQILRNITWELTATDRSSRETTYDLSFLRFFETSVVLCWYGNWPDYHHISTIQLHGVRRVALTCPGLKAPGWRSFMEVIDMETLTKGMQDYGQDRVIELKLLKPHIVMGLWKGQHRIAFVIITLHFHRLLERSTQGSSVWPYVDPVVQAPFDDIDPDYGLHGYHLHIVLHSSECEIMSECFPQLFCCRDQICNGLVRLAAIDGTSCRQHTPLSGDVTLPWRCEALQGQIKDRCFMTLTLLDEFNKPFWCVSSSVSMKCKERPCSLFYAAEQFLIHYQDSDGEVMMNIVQVEQQKQFFLVNLAVYVSTGKVNKYFGKDY